In Tepidisphaeraceae bacterium, the following proteins share a genomic window:
- a CDS encoding DinB family protein, translated as MSNTISSFATAWQFIRWADERQLLAARSVPDDAAYHREQAISHKSVHRMLLHMMSGQASWLRAWGAASGLPDHSAETCPDLTAIERFWPAVHTALGGYLAGLAPVELDRPIRFSRRGHDLVLPLGDTISHMIDHSGYHRGQLNTLVKLAGGQPVAVSYWIYALRMHPQESGVTDGDFM; from the coding sequence ATGTCGAACACAATCTCGTCCTTCGCTACGGCTTGGCAGTTCATTCGATGGGCGGACGAGCGGCAATTGCTGGCCGCGCGAAGCGTGCCGGATGACGCAGCGTATCACCGGGAGCAAGCGATCTCGCATAAATCGGTTCACCGGATGCTTCTGCACATGATGAGTGGGCAGGCGAGTTGGTTGAGGGCGTGGGGCGCTGCATCGGGCCTGCCGGACCACTCGGCGGAGACGTGTCCGGACTTAACGGCAATCGAGCGCTTTTGGCCGGCTGTCCATACCGCGTTGGGAGGATATCTCGCGGGTCTCGCGCCAGTGGAACTTGACCGGCCGATCCGATTCTCCCGGCGCGGGCACGACCTTGTCCTGCCGCTCGGTGACACTATTTCTCACATGATCGATCACAGCGGTTATCACAGAGGGCAGTTGAACACGCTCGTGAAGCTGGCCGGTGGGCAGCCGGTTGCCGTGTCGTACTGGATCTACGCGCTGCGGATGCATCCGCAAGAGTCCGGCGTTACGGATGGGGACTTCATGTAG
- the hemL gene encoding glutamate-1-semialdehyde 2,1-aminomutase — protein MAKRSIDNSTAAFARAQNVMPGGVSSPVRAFKAVGGTPLFIREAKGCRVTDIDGNSYIDYVGSYGPAIVGHANDRVVAALSKAIGRGTSYGAPTEHETNLASKIISALPAVEMVRFVNSGTEAAMSAIRLARAATNRELVIKCIGNYHGHVDGLLVEAGSGALTLGHPSSPGVPKATAAATVSVPYNDLPAARAAFEKYPGQIACFAVEPIAGNMGVVPPAEGYLQGLRELCDTHGSLLLVDEVMTGFRVAWGGAQTRFDIRPDLTMLGKVIGGGLPCAAYAGPRKLMEQLSPVGSVYQAGTLSGNPLAMAAGLATLDELAEPGTYDRLETCSATLATGLTDAASAAGVPITINRVGSMIGLFFTQEPNQPIANFAAATGCSSSRYATFFHAMLDNGVYLAPGMYEALFVGTAHTDRDIDQTIEAAKAAFAAVAVDK, from the coding sequence ATGGCGAAACGATCGATCGACAATTCCACGGCAGCGTTCGCTCGGGCGCAGAACGTGATGCCCGGCGGGGTCAGTTCCCCCGTTCGGGCGTTCAAGGCGGTGGGTGGCACGCCGTTGTTCATTCGCGAGGCCAAGGGCTGTCGTGTGACGGACATCGACGGCAACAGCTACATCGACTACGTCGGCAGTTACGGCCCCGCGATCGTCGGGCACGCCAACGATCGCGTGGTGGCGGCGCTCAGCAAGGCGATCGGCCGCGGCACGAGCTACGGCGCGCCGACCGAGCACGAGACCAACCTCGCCAGCAAGATCATCAGCGCCTTGCCCGCCGTCGAGATGGTGCGATTCGTCAACAGCGGCACCGAGGCCGCCATGAGCGCCATTCGTCTGGCGCGTGCTGCCACCAACCGCGAGCTGGTCATCAAGTGCATCGGCAACTATCACGGCCACGTCGACGGTTTACTAGTGGAAGCCGGTAGTGGCGCGCTCACGCTGGGCCACCCCAGCAGCCCCGGCGTGCCAAAGGCGACGGCCGCTGCGACCGTCTCCGTGCCTTACAACGATCTGCCCGCTGCCCGCGCCGCCTTTGAAAAATACCCGGGACAGATCGCCTGCTTCGCCGTCGAACCGATCGCTGGCAACATGGGCGTCGTGCCGCCGGCCGAAGGCTATCTGCAGGGCCTGCGCGAACTGTGCGACACGCACGGCTCGCTTCTCTTAGTCGACGAAGTGATGACCGGTTTCCGCGTCGCTTGGGGCGGCGCGCAGACGCGCTTCGACATCCGCCCCGACCTCACCATGCTCGGCAAAGTCATCGGCGGCGGCCTGCCCTGCGCCGCCTACGCGGGTCCGCGCAAACTGATGGAACAACTCAGCCCCGTCGGCAGCGTCTACCAGGCCGGCACGCTCAGCGGCAACCCGCTCGCCATGGCCGCCGGCCTCGCCACGCTCGACGAACTGGCCGAGCCCGGCACCTACGACCGATTAGAAACCTGCAGCGCCACCCTCGCCACCGGCCTCACCGACGCCGCCTCTGCCGCCGGCGTCCCGATCACCATCAACCGCGTCGGCTCGATGATCGGCCTGTTCTTCACGCAGGAACCCAACCAACCGATCGCCAACTTCGCCGCCGCCACAGGCTGCTCGTCGTCGCGCTACGCCACGTTCTTCCACGCCATGCTCGACAACGGCGTCTACCTCGCCCCCGGCATGTACGAAGCCCTCTTCGTCGGCACCGCCCACACCGACCGCGACATCGACCAAACGATCGAAGCCGCCAAGGCGGCGTTTGCGGCGGTGGCAGTAGACAAGTGA